From Hydrogenothermus marinus, one genomic window encodes:
- a CDS encoding acyl-CoA thioesterase has protein sequence MVVYSRKVFFYETDAQGIVHHSNYPRYFEEARGYFLEKNNLPYEKIREELGLDVVLTQLSIEYKKYLTFGDSFFIHLKPKIENKYFFSFEYKLKNQKNKICCTGETKHCFISIKTKKIISIPKAFLDVLKD, from the coding sequence ATGGTTGTTTATTCAAGAAAAGTATTTTTTTACGAAACTGATGCTCAGGGGATAGTTCACCACTCAAACTATCCCCGTTATTTTGAAGAAGCAAGAGGCTATTTTTTAGAAAAGAATAATCTTCCTTATGAAAAAATAAGAGAAGAATTAGGATTAGATGTTGTTTTAACTCAGTTAAGCATTGAATATAAAAAATATTTAACATTTGGAGATTCTTTTTTTATTCATTTAAAACCTAAAATAGAAAATAAATATTTCTTTTCTTTTGAATATAAATTAAAAAATCAAAAAAATAAAATCTGTTGTACAGGTGAAACAAAACATTGTTTTATAAGTATAAAAACAAAAAAGATAATATCTATACCAAAAGCTTTTTTAGATGTATTAAAAGATTAA